The following coding sequences lie in one Silvanigrella aquatica genomic window:
- a CDS encoding NUDIX domain-containing protein, with the protein MKKLMMQIIYKIILYLKIIFNTIVGMRTNGARALIINDQNEILLVFHTYIAGWHFPGGGVDKGESPREAVVREVREEAGIIVKNSPVLFDNYYHTFAGADDIVCLYVIRDFDCQSFQSSEIQSVKWFSLKELPLDISKATQRRINEYFYNHKKLEYW; encoded by the coding sequence ATGAAAAAATTAATGATGCAAATAATTTATAAAATTATTTTATATCTTAAAATTATTTTTAATACTATTGTAGGAATGCGGACAAATGGGGCAAGAGCTTTAATTATAAATGATCAAAATGAAATTCTCCTTGTTTTTCATACCTATATTGCGGGATGGCATTTTCCTGGTGGAGGAGTCGATAAAGGGGAGTCACCACGAGAAGCTGTTGTTAGAGAAGTTCGTGAAGAAGCTGGTATCATTGTAAAAAATTCACCTGTCCTGTTTGATAATTATTATCATACATTTGCAGGAGCGGATGACATTGTTTGTCTCTATGTGATTAGAGATTTTGATTGTCAAAGTTTTCAAAGCTCAGAAATTCAATCGGTAAAATGGTTTTCTTTAAAAGAATTGCCACTTGATATTTCAAAAGCAACCCAAAGAAGAATTAATGAATATTTTTATAATCATAAAAAGTTAGAATATTGGTAA
- a CDS encoding MFS transporter: MISLNDKNVVKNGLKHKNSNIFGIIAGLVCVAATGIGFGLSLPLLSFIMKRLGNSSSVIGLNTAMPALAAIILAPLFVKLMEKYGLKIFISFSVIIAIVSFFGFYFTQTLVLWFFLRFIFGGCLDSIFVASETWIAELSSDETRGRIMGIFSSCLSVGYFIGAGILTITGSEGILPFAIGALFLIFVLVPLFLAKKNIPNVTSDEKTPLMPIIISSPIAMAAAVVYGYLETTAFNLLPIYGVSSGLSEKISVSLLIFVGVGQACLQYFVGAIADKYGELRSLLICTLIGIFGAIGIKLFITTPYVLYFILFFWGACISGFYTLALIIVGKKYKGNSLAGANSAVVAMFGVGSLIGPPLVGASMNFSPANGFFMAMLIPVFIYLIQLIRHKNAIKS; this comes from the coding sequence ATGATTTCTTTAAATGATAAAAATGTAGTAAAAAATGGTTTAAAGCATAAAAATAGCAATATATTTGGTATTATTGCAGGCTTAGTTTGTGTTGCTGCTACAGGAATAGGATTTGGACTTTCCTTACCTCTTCTGTCTTTTATTATGAAACGACTGGGGAATTCCTCTTCCGTTATTGGATTAAATACAGCAATGCCAGCGCTAGCAGCTATTATTTTAGCGCCCTTATTTGTAAAATTAATGGAAAAATATGGTTTAAAAATATTTATTTCATTTAGCGTTATTATTGCCATTGTATCATTTTTTGGTTTTTATTTTACGCAAACTCTTGTCTTGTGGTTTTTTCTTCGATTTATTTTTGGAGGTTGTTTAGACAGCATTTTTGTTGCAAGTGAAACTTGGATAGCTGAATTGTCCAGTGATGAAACAAGAGGAAGAATTATGGGCATTTTTTCTTCTTGCTTAAGTGTGGGGTATTTTATTGGAGCAGGTATTCTGACAATAACAGGTTCTGAAGGTATTTTACCTTTTGCAATTGGTGCTTTATTCTTAATTTTTGTGCTTGTTCCTTTGTTTTTAGCAAAGAAAAATATTCCAAATGTAACAAGTGATGAAAAAACACCTTTAATGCCCATTATTATATCGTCACCTATCGCCATGGCTGCGGCGGTTGTCTATGGATATTTAGAAACAACTGCTTTTAATCTTTTACCAATTTATGGGGTTAGCAGTGGTCTGAGTGAAAAAATATCTGTTTCTTTACTTATCTTTGTAGGTGTAGGTCAGGCTTGTTTACAGTATTTTGTAGGAGCTATAGCTGATAAATATGGAGAACTACGTTCTTTATTAATTTGTACTCTTATTGGCATATTTGGCGCCATTGGGATAAAATTATTTATAACTACCCCATATGTTTTATATTTTATTTTATTTTTTTGGGGAGCTTGTATCTCAGGATTTTACACATTAGCATTGATTATTGTAGGTAAAAAATATAAAGGAAATAGTCTTGCTGGCGCAAATTCAGCAGTTGTTGCCATGTTTGGAGTTGGTTCTCTTATTGGGCCTCCCCTCGTTGGTGCCAGTATGAATTTTTCTCCAGCAAACGGATTTTTTATGGCAATGCTTATCCCTGTATTTATATATTTAATTCAACTCATAAGACATAAAAATGCTATAAAATCCTGA
- a CDS encoding FAD-dependent oxidoreductase: protein MTKIIIVGSGIVGLSVAEFLSRKNSIPYQIEIISNEHPHSGSYAAAANLATKGQLFARDNHFNLKLQAKKNYFNWLSSLITEVNSNISIARIYKNGCGVDYFTSQENRDKHYARVRQSDLDLKNRSLSLKSIVKEGNHKIIYEEESWVNASSLLALLQEVLTHRGVKFFKSTFGYHEYQNILQSNKNIKLIICAGAWSKDLIANLNLSLPESMKKKQRLTLGSTFYGENVLKNYNENFIIHEIVSENLKEKVTFSGNNDNYYISSSTLKVENVSDFDENLLSKKNKNLLELSKINLADSPFLSADENLKISKRDGFRVGYGHSEIVLEKLNAPGVHMSVYVCAGAHKSGYLFAPVLGAMLQEML from the coding sequence ATGACGAAAATAATTATTGTTGGATCGGGAATTGTAGGGTTATCAGTAGCTGAGTTTTTATCGCGAAAAAACTCAATACCTTATCAAATTGAAATTATTTCTAATGAGCATCCTCATTCAGGTTCATATGCTGCCGCTGCAAATTTAGCGACAAAAGGACAATTATTTGCTCGAGATAATCATTTTAATTTAAAGTTACAAGCTAAAAAAAATTATTTTAATTGGTTGAGTTCACTTATCACAGAGGTGAATAGTAATATATCAATTGCTCGAATTTATAAAAATGGATGTGGCGTTGATTATTTCACATCGCAAGAAAACAGAGATAAACATTATGCCAGGGTTAGACAATCAGATTTAGATTTGAAAAATAGAAGTTTAAGTTTAAAATCTATTGTTAAAGAAGGAAATCATAAAATTATATATGAAGAGGAATCGTGGGTTAATGCTTCATCGTTGCTCGCTTTATTACAAGAAGTATTAACCCATAGAGGAGTGAAATTTTTCAAAAGTACTTTTGGATATCATGAATATCAAAATATTTTACAAAGTAATAAAAATATAAAGCTCATTATTTGTGCGGGAGCTTGGAGTAAAGACTTAATTGCGAATTTAAATTTGTCCTTACCAGAGTCTATGAAAAAGAAACAAAGGCTTACATTAGGTTCAACATTTTATGGAGAGAATGTATTAAAAAATTATAATGAAAATTTTATAATTCATGAAATTGTTTCTGAAAATTTAAAAGAAAAAGTAACATTTAGTGGAAATAATGATAATTATTATATTTCTTCATCAACTTTAAAAGTTGAAAATGTTTCAGATTTTGATGAAAATTTATTAAGTAAAAAAAATAAAAATTTATTGGAATTATCAAAAATAAATTTAGCCGATTCCCCTTTCTTAAGTGCCGATGAAAATTTAAAAATATCAAAACGAGATGGCTTTCGTGTAGGATATGGGCATTCTGAAATTGTATTAGAAAAATTAAATGCTCCTGGAGTGCACATGTCCGTTTATGTCTGTGCGGGAGCGCATAAAAGTGGATACCTTTTTGCCCCTGTATTAGGTGCCATGCTGCAAGAAATGCTCTAG